In one Arachis duranensis cultivar V14167 chromosome 9, aradu.V14167.gnm2.J7QH, whole genome shotgun sequence genomic region, the following are encoded:
- the LOC107465158 gene encoding LOW QUALITY PROTEIN: flavin mononucleotide hydrolase 1, chloroplatic-like (The sequence of the model RefSeq protein was modified relative to this genomic sequence to represent the inferred CDS: substituted 2 bases at 2 genomic stop codons), giving the protein MCVSITGLKTCMTSGYSYIEGIEHLLLSLKQNNYEMHAFTNXPIWXDSCSYYDFSFLAPHSLLQNVLYCRYQLIEDKLELSKYLSWTFCSCTYGKRKPDTEFFMEAFEHLKVDPANCIFVDDRMSI; this is encoded by the exons ATGTGTGTTTCCATCACAGGCCTTAAAACTTGCATGACAAGTGGATATTCATACATTGAAGGAATTGAACATTTGCTTCTTTCCTTAAAGCAAAACAACTATGAGATGCATGCTTTTACAAATTAGCCCATATGGTAAGACAGTTGTTCTTATTATGATTTTAGTTTTTTGGCTCCCCACAGTCTTCTTCAGAATGTCTTGTATTGTAGGTACCAACTGATTGAAGACAAGTTAGAACTATCAAAATATTTATCTTGGACATTTTGTTCGTGTACATATG GAAAGAGGAAGCCTGATACTGAGTTCTTTATGGAAGCTTTTGAACATCTTAAAGTTGATCCAGCAAATTGTATATTTGTAGATGACag AATGAGTATTTAA